TCTCCTTGTGGTGGGGCGCGGACTGTGGGTGTGGAGGGCGAGGGTGGACGGGGCCTAGAATGGGGATCGCTTGGCCGTACGGGACTCGCTTGGCCGCCTGTCCTGTGCGGCCGAGCGTCTTTTCTGGCACAGCACCGGTTCGGGCTCGGCTCCAGCGGTTCGCCTTTCGGGCTGGCGCGGTCCCTGGAAACCGTGGGGAAGCGAGCGGGCCCGGTTCGTTACGATGGGCACGGCCCGCAAGCTGATGCGTCACGTTGTGTGATGTTGCGGTGCGACCGGTGTGGTCGCCCTGGTGCGGGTCTCCGCAATTGGGTCCGCCGTGGCTTGGCCATGGGCGGCGTACGTACGAAATGGAGCATCCGAGGATGGCTCGTCACCTGATCACCAGCGCGCTGCCGTACATCAACGGGATCAAGCACCTGGGCAACATGGTCGGGTCGATGCTTCCGGCGGATGTGTACTCCCGGTACCTCCGCCAGCGCGGTCACGACGTCCTCTACATCTGCGCCACCGACGAGCACGGCACGCCGGCTGAGCTGGCCGCGAAGGCCGCTGGGCTGCCGGTCGCCGAGTTCTGCGCGAAGCAGCACGATGCGCAGAAGGCGATCTACGACGGGTTCGGTCTCGCCTTCGACTATTTCGGCCGCAGCTCCTCGCAGCAGAACGTTGAGATTACCCAGCACTTCGCGCGGAAGCTGAAGGAGAACGGGTTCATCGAGGAGCGGGCCATCCGCCAGGTCTTCTCGATCGCCGACGACCGTTTCCTGCCGGACCGCTACATCGTCGGTACGTGCCCGCACTGTGGTTACGACAAGGCCCGCGGCGACCAGTGCGAAAACTGCACCCGAGTCCTCGACCCGACGGACCTGATCGACGCCCGGTCCGCGATCAGCGGGAGCAGCGAGCTGGAGGTCCGCGAGACCAAGCACCTGTTCCTGCTCCAGTCGAAGCTCGCCGGCGAGGTCGAGGCCTGGATCGACGCGGTGGGTGGTGAGTGGCCGCAGCTGGCTTCGTCGATCGCACGGAAGTGGCTGACCGAGGGGCTGCACGACCGGGCGATCACCCGTGACCTGGAGTGGGGCGTCCCGGTCCCGGCCGACACGTGGCCGGAGCTGGCGGCAGAGGGCAAGGTCTTCTACGTCTGGTTCGACGCTCCGATCGAGTACATCGGTGCGACGAAGGAGTGGGCGGACCTCGACCCGGCAGCGCGCGACTGGAAGTCCTGGTGGTACGAGGCCGACGACGTCCGGCACACGGAGTTCATGGCCAAGGACAACGTCCCGTTCCACACGGTGATGTTCCCGGCCACCCAGCTCGGCGTGCGTGAGCCGTGGAAGATGGTCGACTTCGTCAAGGCCTTCAACTGGCTGAACTACTACGGCGGGAAGTTCTCCACCTCGCAGCAGCGCGGCATCTTCACGGACGCGGCCCTGGAACTGCTGCCCGCCGACTACTGGCGTTACTTCCTGATGGCCAACGCCCCGGAATCCGACGACACCTCGTTCACGTGGGAGCTGTTCTCCTCTTCGGTGAACAAGGACCTGGCGGACACCCTCGGCAACTTCGTGAACCGGGTGCTGTCCTTCTCGCGCAAGCGCTTCGGCGACGAAGTTCCGGCGGGCAAGGCGGCCGGCGAGGCCGAACAGAAGCTGGGCGCGGAGATCGCCGGGCTGCTCGCCGAGTACGAGGGCCACATGGATGCGCTCCAGTACCGCAAGGCAGCGGCTTCCCTGCGCGCGCTGTGGAGCGCGGGCAACTCCTACCTGGAGGAGAAGGCCCCGTGGCTGGAGATCAAGACGGACGAGGAAGGCGCGGCGCTCACCCTGCGGACCGCGATGAACCTGATTCACCTGTACGCGGTGGTCTCGGAGCCCTTCATCCCGGCTTCTGCCAAGGCGATGCGCGGGGCATTCTCGCTCGCTGACGACAACGCGGTGTGGGTGACGGAGGAGCAGGCCAAGGCACTGGACGCGGTGCCCGCCGGGACGCCGTTCACGGTGCCGCCGGTGCTCTTCGCGAAGATCACCCCGGAGGACCTGGAGTCGTACCGGGAGCGCTTCGGCGGTGATGATGCGGGCTGACGTCTGCGAAGCACCACACGCCCGTACTGCCCCGGTGATCATGGGGTGGTGCGGGCGTTGTGCTGCCCGGAGAGCTTTGGGGGCGGGGCGTTGACGCAGCGGAAGCGCGGTGTTCCGTCGGTGACTTCGATCCAGGTTGTGGCGGCGGAGCCGGGTACGAGGTCGAGGTAGTCGGCGAAGCTGCGGCCGGTGAGGTGGAGCAGGAGGCAGGCGATGCCGCCTCCGTGGCCGACGAGGATCGTGGTCTGGGGCGGGGCGGTGCTGACTTCGTTCCAGAGGTGCAGGTAGCGGGCTTGTACGTCCTCTGAGGACTCGCCGCCCGGTGTGCGGAGCTGGTGGATCGGGACGCCTGCAGTGGCGGCTTCGGCGGCGGCTGCGTGGCGCGGCTTTCCTCCGAGGTGGCCGCTGTTCTTGGCGGACAGGCGAGGATCCTGGCGTACTTCGGGTGGGGCGAGGCGGTCGGCCAGGAGGGCGGCGGACTGCTGACAGCGTGACATGGGGCTGACGAGCATCCGATCGATGGTGATGTTCAAGTCGGCGAGCGTGGCAGCGACTTGGCGAATGTCGGCTATGCCCTGTGAGTTGAGGGTGCCGCCGAGGGTTTGGCCCTGATGGATGCCGAAACGATTCTCTTCGGTCTCGCCGTGCTTGATGAGGAAGATGTGGTGAGTGCGCATGACGGGTGCCTGCCTCTCGGTACGTCAGTCCCATTCGCGGACGTCGACATGGGCGGATACGGCGGCGAGGACCTGGTCGTGGTCGGCGCGGCTCATCGCGGGGAAGCGGTCGTAGTGCCACTCGATGTACAGGACGGAGAACAGGCCGATCGTTCCGTCGCTGAGCAGCTTGCGAAGCACGGGATACTCGGCGCCTTCGATGTCCATCTTCACGACGACCTGATCGGCCGGGGCGACGGTGCGGTGCAGCCAGGCGCTGAAGTCGATGGCCGGCACGGCGACCGGGGCGTCGTAGTCGATCTGCTGGTCGTACATGGGCGGAACGCGCTTGCCGGGCATGACGGTGGAGCTCTCGTGGTGCCCGAGGAAGAGGTCGATCGTTCCGTCCTGCGTCCATACCGCGCTCTGCGAGATCTCGACCCGGGGCGCGGGGGCCGCCTGTGCCACCTGGGCGTGGATGGAGGACAGGAGTTCCGGGTTGGGCTCGAAGGCGTAGAAGTCGTGGTCCGGGAGCTCGTGGATGAAGCGGTTCAGGACGATTCCGAGGTTGGTGCCGCAGTCGATGAAGACCTTGCGCATGGGGAGTTCTCCTTGGTGGTGGGGTGGGGGAGTTCGATGGTGCGGACGAGTCGGTCCGTGAGGAGGAGGAAGTCGCCGGTGGTGGGGCGGTAGTAGCGCTCCTGGTAGCGGATGGTGATCCGGCGGACAGGTTCGGCGCCGCGGTACGGAGGGAGGTCGCCCCAGCGGTAGAGCTGGCCGCCCGGGGCCTTGAAACGGTGCAGGCGGCGGGGCAGCGGGCCCTTGGGGATCCCGTCGTTCAGCTGCGTGAACGTACGGCTGAGGAACGCTTCGTGGGCCAGGGACTCGGCCTTGTCCTGGTGGCTCGTGCCGAAGGACTGCTTCAGGGCGTGCAGCGCGGCGCGGTCCCCGTCCGCTTCTACGATGCGGTCACGGAGCTCGCGGTCCCAGACGATGCCGAGATGACCGTGGAGTACGGGTTCGTCGGTGAGGAAGTAGCCCATGACGCGGCCAAATTCGCGCTCGTACGGGCAGAGGAAGTCGTTGTAGAGGCCCTGTCGGGTACCGGATATGGTCTCGACCTGCCAGTGGATGCGGGCCGTGAAGGGGGTGTCCCACCAGGCCAGGTGCGCTGGCTGCCAGAGGAGGTCGGCGACGCTCAGGACGATGATGGCGAGTGCGGCCAGCGCTACCGGCCAGCTGAACACCTGGGCGTAGTGAGTCTTGGGGAGCATGAGGACTGTGATCGCCATGGCCGTGTGGGTGCAGATGTTCTCCCAGAAGAAGATCCCGGAGGCGAACACGACGGCAACGTTGAACAGTGCCGTTGCCATCAGAACGCCGATGAACAGCCGTTGGTCGAAGTAGGCGAACAGGCCGGCCGCCTCCGTGGCCATGGTGAGCAGGTTGAGCGGACGGTTGATGACCCGCGTGTACTTCAGGGCGCGGGTGACGAGCGTGGGGCGAAGGAAGCGCGCCCAGCCCCAGCAGTACGCGGAGGCCGCGAGGTAGTGCGTCTGGTTGTGCCAGGCCCACGACCAGGGGCGAGGGCCGAGCCTGGCCTTGCTCCAGGCGGGTTTGACGTAGTGCGACAACGAGACGCAACCGAGGACCAGCAGGAGAGCCGGGCCGGTGGAGGGGGTGTTCAGAAGCGCGGCTGTCACGAACCAGGCGAGGTACGCCTTGAGGATGCGGACGGGCAGCATCGCGTGGTGCTTCCACCCGCGCAGCTTTCCGCAGTAGACGGCCAGCCAGAGGAGGAGGGCAGGAGGCCAGAAGAGGGACGACCCGGCGGTCATCAGGAGCATGAGCTTGGCGCGCCGCTGGGCAGGGACCGGCTCCGTCAGGTCGAAGTCGGTGGTTGCGCCCTGCCAGGTGAGGAGCGTCGTGACGAAGGCGATGAACCAGCGGAAGGGCGCATCCACATGAGGGGCGGGGAGCGCCAGGAGCAGGAGAATCAGGACCGTAGCGAGAGCCAGCCGGAAGAAGGTGGGCCGGGAGGAGAGCGCCCGTACCGTCGGGGAAATCGCGGTCCGGTAGCAGAGCAGCGTTACGCCGGTGATCACGAGGACGCCCGCCTGGCCGGTGAGCTGAGGTATGTCCATGGACAGCTACCTGGCGGACCGGGCGAGAATGCGGGAGGACACCTGTTGGAGGCTCTCCAAGTACGTGGCGATGCGCTCGCGCGGGTCGGCCAGCAGATGCAGATCGCGATGCCGTACGACGTTCGCGCGGAACTCCTGCTGACGGCTGAGGAAGTCGAGCACCGTGCCGCGTTCCACCTGCGGAGCGCACGAGCCGAGTTTCGCTTGAGTGACCGCCGTGGCGCACCAGTGCTGGTCGTACGTCGGCAGCGGGACCAGGTGGACCGGCTTCCCGAGGGCGAAGGCCTCGCTGATGAGGTTGAAGCCGGCGTTGGAGAAGACGGCTTCGGAGCGGGCGAGGTCCGTGAGGAAGGCCTCACGGTCGAACGGATGGATCTCGATGTTGGCATCGGCGTACTGGCGTAACGAACCGAAGTCGGAGGCCTGGGCATAGATCCGCAGGGTCCGGTCCGGAACGTGCTGGCGATAGACGTCCGCGAGGACGCGCACTGAGTTCTCGGGACCGTGCGAGAAGTAGCGGGAGAAGTA
The sequence above is a segment of the Streptomyces sp. NBC_00237 genome. Coding sequences within it:
- the metG gene encoding methionine--tRNA ligase — translated: MARHLITSALPYINGIKHLGNMVGSMLPADVYSRYLRQRGHDVLYICATDEHGTPAELAAKAAGLPVAEFCAKQHDAQKAIYDGFGLAFDYFGRSSSQQNVEITQHFARKLKENGFIEERAIRQVFSIADDRFLPDRYIVGTCPHCGYDKARGDQCENCTRVLDPTDLIDARSAISGSSELEVRETKHLFLLQSKLAGEVEAWIDAVGGEWPQLASSIARKWLTEGLHDRAITRDLEWGVPVPADTWPELAAEGKVFYVWFDAPIEYIGATKEWADLDPAARDWKSWWYEADDVRHTEFMAKDNVPFHTVMFPATQLGVREPWKMVDFVKAFNWLNYYGGKFSTSQQRGIFTDAALELLPADYWRYFLMANAPESDDTSFTWELFSSSVNKDLADTLGNFVNRVLSFSRKRFGDEVPAGKAAGEAEQKLGAEIAGLLAEYEGHMDALQYRKAAASLRALWSAGNSYLEEKAPWLEIKTDEEGAALTLRTAMNLIHLYAVVSEPFIPASAKAMRGAFSLADDNAVWVTEEQAKALDAVPAGTPFTVPPVLFAKITPEDLESYRERFGGDDAG
- a CDS encoding FkbM family methyltransferase produces the protein MRKVFIDCGTNLGIVLNRFIHELPDHDFYAFEPNPELLSSIHAQVAQAAPAPRVEISQSAVWTQDGTIDLFLGHHESSTVMPGKRVPPMYDQQIDYDAPVAVPAIDFSAWLHRTVAPADQVVVKMDIEGAEYPVLRKLLSDGTIGLFSVLYIEWHYDRFPAMSRADHDQVLAAVSAHVDVREWD
- a CDS encoding histidine phosphatase family protein, giving the protein MRTHHIFLIKHGETEENRFGIHQGQTLGGTLNSQGIADIRQVAATLADLNITIDRMLVSPMSRCQQSAALLADRLAPPEVRQDPRLSAKNSGHLGGKPRHAAAAEAATAGVPIHQLRTPGGESSEDVQARYLHLWNEVSTAPPQTTILVGHGGGIACLLLHLTGRSFADYLDLVPGSAATTWIEVTDGTPRFRCVNAPPPKLSGQHNARTTP